A genomic segment from Nicotiana sylvestris chromosome 1, ASM39365v2, whole genome shotgun sequence encodes:
- the LOC104228648 gene encoding disease resistance protein RUN1-like, which translates to MEQGIPSSPPTSQCSYHVFLSFRAKDTGKTFTDHLHRNLVRAGFHVFKCDNDDYDGEKEDLKSKLQKGIEQSKMSVIVLSQNYASSERCLDELVVILEQKRNFGHIVLPVFFNVDPSDVRKLKGSFGQPFSANGESQKLRDWRNALKQVADLGGMPLQNQADGYEAKFIENIVEVIASKLRPRALNNAPYLIEISYRAEDIILWLQDRSTNVGLYVICGIGGIGKTTLAKFAYNSSARSFEGSSFLANINETAKQCNGLVRLQKQVLYDIVGKKERISNADEGIMMIEDALRYEQILLVLDDVDEVDQIDKILGMRDWLNPASKIIITTRHESLLKPFVPHKVLKVEALNKMDSLKLFSWHAFGEDHPLEGYVELSKRVVLQCAGLPLALRVLGSALSGRRPEIWGSALEKLETIPDGHVIEKLKVSFYSLEDDHDKDIFLHIALFFLGMDRDDSVRILNGCGFYTIIGMQNLIDRSLLTINDLNKLEMHQLLRDLGRDIVRRESQDPGKRSRLWNNKDSFRVLNDKTGTERIEGISFDMPMLMEDKSAKQFFTGNSSKRRFRKDHVENCADHNLSLQQPSSVFYSWNSGDTSSRNSNYSIETDAFTIMRNLRVLKLNDVNLIGCYKEFPKRLKLLSWRKCPLKSLPSDLSWENLVSIDMRYSNLQQTWSETEYFRFLRILNLSHSWELTRTPSFAGMARLEKLILKDCIKLVDIDETIGCLQEITLLNLKDCKSIRKLPRNIGELITLKILDISFCSSLEWLPMELNMIDSLKVLRADGIDLNQILCTTHERKSLQALFSSWVSKPRNTPEISWAFLPSSLVSLSLVSCRLSDEYIPQKFINLPLLQELDLSENSISCLPEWVKSLPQLQSLSVKSCKILKSLTEMPISISELYIDSCSSLEMMTYQSLLSKYPILSHDYNCDNLVMMQGKFKLEALEIADPQMLKRFGLNVDTMENTMVKMDLFSSYKMRMLPLQGLYEQGIFSTFLPGNKVPSWFPKLKNANSVSFTISQPLNNIQGLSIAIVYTSSESQEAKLPRAYWCNNNNKKPSAIPQVESREGSRANWCHHQNIVHNRTKDLKWIHIPRVFGVPEGNEEITWLSHWKFGDLLEDGDDISILVSLNSLKVKELGVDLVCNEQEQSDPSNCNDASQVPNNNNKLSVISQVGSEEGSVYAALPLPCEGRDASQVPIFSNDKVPGDVSQRGKVFKIGR; encoded by the exons ATGGAGCAAGGTATACCTTCGTCGCCTCCTACTTCTCAATGTTCATATCATGTGTTCTTGAGTTTCAGAGCAAAAGACACTGGCAAGACTTTCACTGATCATCTCCACAGAAATTTGGTGCGAGCTGGGTTTCATGTATTCAAATGTGATAACGATGATTATGACGGTGAAAAAGAGGACTTGAAGTCAAAATTGCAAAAGGGAATAGAGCAATCGAAGATGTCAGTGATTGTATTGTCCCAAAATTATGCATCATCTGAAAGGTGTCTTGATGAGCTGGTCGTGATTTTGGAGCAAAAGAGGAATTTTGGGCACATAGTTTTGCCTGTCTTTTTTAACGTGGATCCTTCTGATGTTAGGAAGCTAAAGGGAAGTTTTGGTCAGCCTTTTTCTGCAAATGGAGAGAGTCAAAAGTTAAGAGATTGGAGAAATGCTCTCAAACAAGTTGCAGATTTGGGAGGGATGCCCTTGCAAAATCAAGCTGATGG ATATGAGGCAAAGTTCATTGAGAATATAGTTGAAGTAATTGCAAGCAAGCTACGTCCCAGAGCCTTAAACAATGCTCCTTACCTCATCGAAATCAGTTATCGGGCTGAAGATATTATCTTGTGGCTACAAGATAGATCAACTAATGTAGGGCTATATGTGATCTGCGGGATTGGTGGAATTGGGAAGACAACCCTTGCCAAATTTGCCTATAACTCAAGTGCAAGATCATTTGAAGGAAGCAGCTTTCTTGCAAACATCAATGAAACTGCAAAACAATGTAATGGTCTAGTTCGTCTGCAGAAGCAAGTTTTGTATGATATagttggaaaaaaagagaggatatCCAATGCTGATGAAGGAATTATGATGATTGAAGATGCCCTACGCTATGAACAAATTCTTCTTGTTCTTGATGATGTTGATGAAGTTGACCAGATAGATAAAATTTTAGGAATGAGAGATTGGCTTAATCCTGCTAGTAAAATCATTATAACAACGAGGCATGAGTCCTTGCTAAAGCCTTTTGTACCTCACAAGGTGCTTAAAGTAGAAGCCTTGAATAAAATGGATTCCCTAAAGCTGTTCAGCTGGCATGCCTTCGGAGAAGACCATCCTTTGGAAGGTTATGTCGAGCTCTCAAAACGGGTGGTTCTTCAATGTGCAGGACTTCCTTTAGCTCTTCGTGTTTTAGGTTCAGCTCTGTCGGGTAGAAGACCAGAAATATGGGGAAGTGCATTAGAAAAGCTGGAAACAATCCCTGATGGTCATGTCATTGAAAAACTTAAAGTGAGTTTTTACTCTCTAGAAGATGACCATGACAAAGATATATTCCTTCATATAGCTCTTTTCTTTCTTGGGATGGACAGAGACGACTCTGTCAGAATACTGAATGGATGTGGTTTTTACACAATAATTGGGATGCAAAACCTCATTGATAGAAGTCTTTTGACAATCAATGACTTGAATAAGTTGGAGATGCATCAGTTGCTTCGAGACCTTGGGAGAGATATCGTTCGTAGGGAATCACAGGATCCTGGAAAACGCAGTAGACTTTGGAATAACAAGGATTCTTTCAGAGTGTTGAACGATAAAACT GGCACTGAAAGGATTGAAGGGATCAGCTTTGACATGCCTATGTTGATGGAGGATAAATCAGCCAAACAATTTTTCACTGGAAATAGCTCGAAAAGGCGCTTCCGAAAAGATCATGTAGAGAACTGTGCAGATCATAATCTTTCGCTGCAACAGCCTTCTTCTGTCTTTTATTCATGGAATTCAGGAGACACTTCATCACGAAACTCAAACTACAGCATAGAAACTGATGCATTTACGATAATGCGAAACCTAAGGGTACTCAAACTAAATGATGTAAACCTCATTGGATGCTATAAAGAATTTCCCAAGAGATTAAAATTGTTGTCTTGGCGTAAATGCCCTTTAAAATCCTTACCTAGTGACCTTTCCTGGGAAAACCTTGTTTCTATTGACATGCGGTACAGCAATTTACAACAAACATGGAGTGAAACTGAG TATTTCAGATTTCTCAGGATTCTCAACCTTAGTCATTCTTGGGAACTTACCAGAACACCTAGCTTCGCTGGAATGGCCCGACTTGAGAAACTAATTCTTAAAGATTGTATTAAACTGGTTGATATCGATGAAACTATCGGCTGCCTCCAAGAAATCACCCTGCTAAATCTGAAAGACTGCAAGAGCATCAGAAAGCTGCCAAGAAATATCGGTGAACTTATAACTCTTAAGATACTTGATATATCCTTCTGCTCAAGCCTGGAGTGGCTGCCAATGGAGCTTAACATGATAGATTCTTTGAAAGTTCTAAGAGCTGATGGAATTGATCTAAACCAAATACTCTGTACCACCCACGAGCGGAAATCATTGCAGGCATTATTTTCATCTTGGGTATCAAAGCCAAGAAACACTCCTGAAATATCGTGGGCCTTTTTACCAAGCTCTTTGGTGAGCTTGAGTCTTGTGAGTTGCAGGCTGTCTGATGAATATATTCCCCAGAAGTTTATCAATCTTCCGCTGCTCCAAGAACTGGATCTAAGTGAAAATTCAATTAGCTGCCTCCCGGAGTGGGTCAAGAGTCTGCCTCAGCTCCAAAGCCTCAGTGTCAAGTCCTGTAAGATACTCAAATCACTTACTGAGATGCCAATTAGCATTTCAGAACTGTACATAGATAGTTGCTCGTCCTTGGAGATGATGACATACCAATCATTGCTATCGAAATATCCAATCCTGAGTCACGATTACAATTGTGACAATCTAGTCATGATGCAGGGGAAATTTAAGTTAGAAGCTCTAGAAATTGCTGACCCACAGATGCTTAAACGTTTTGGTCTGAATGTTGACACTATGGAAAATACTATGGTGAAAATGGACCTTTTTTCGAGTTACAAGATGAGAATGCTTCCATTGCAG GGCTTATACGAGCAAGGAATCTTTAGTACATTTCTTCCGGGAAACAAAGTACCTAGCTGGTTCCCAAAGTTAAAAAATGCGAATTCAGTAAGTTTTACCATATCTCAACCTCTCAACAATATCCAAGGCCTATCCATAGCCATTGTGTATACAAGTTCTGAAAGTCAAGAGGCCAAGCTCCCAAGAGCCTACtggtgcaacaacaacaacaaaaaacccagtgcaatcccacaagtggagtctaGAGAGGGTAGCAGAGCCAACTGGTGCCATCACCAGAATATCGTACACAATAGGACTAAAGATTTGAAGTGGATCCACATTCCAAGAGTTTTCGGCGTGCCAGAAGGTAATGAAGAAATAACATGGTTAAGTCACTGGAAATTTGGAGACCTGCTAGAAGATGGAGATGATATTTCTATTTTAGTTAGTCTGAATAGCCTGAAGGTAAAGGAACTTGGCGTCGACCTTGTTTGTAACGAGCAAGAGCAGAGTGACCCATCAAACTGCAACGATGCAAGCCAAGttcccaacaacaacaacaaactcagtgtaatctcacaagtggggtccgaggagggtagtgtgtacgcagctTTACCCCTGCCTTGTGAAGGCAGAGATGCAAGCCAAGTTCCCATCTTTTCTAATGATAAAGTGCCTGGAGATGTATCACAGCGTGGtaaagtgtttaaaatagggAGGTGA